A single region of the Mycobacterium avium subsp. avium genome encodes:
- a CDS encoding proline dehydrogenase family protein codes for MAGLFAHTLRPAILAAGRRPGLRRAAEALPVTRRVVHRFIAGETIDSALDSVTALRDSGRCVSVDHLGEDVSDADDADAAVRVYLELVDRLGCLGDGAAVRPLEVSLKLSALGQSLDRDGEKIARENAWAICAAAQRAGVWVTVDAEGHTATDSTLRIVRDLRREFDWLGVALQAYLRRTLGDCEEFAAAGARVRLCKGAYDEPASLAYRDPAAVTDSYLRCLRVLMAGSGYPMVASHDPAIIEAAPSLARESGRGTGEFEYQMLYGIRDDEQRRLAEAGHTVRVYVPFGTQWYGYFMRRLAERPANLTFFLRALAARRH; via the coding sequence ATGGCCGGGCTGTTCGCCCACACCCTGCGTCCGGCGATCCTGGCCGCGGGCCGGCGACCGGGGTTGCGCCGGGCCGCCGAAGCGCTGCCGGTGACCCGCCGGGTGGTGCACCGGTTCATCGCCGGGGAGACGATCGATTCGGCGCTGGACAGCGTGACGGCCCTTCGTGATTCGGGACGCTGCGTCAGCGTCGACCATCTGGGCGAGGACGTGTCGGACGCCGACGACGCCGATGCGGCGGTGCGGGTGTATCTGGAGCTCGTCGACCGCCTGGGCTGCCTCGGCGATGGGGCGGCCGTCCGACCGCTCGAGGTGTCGCTGAAACTGTCCGCGCTGGGCCAGTCGCTGGATCGCGACGGTGAGAAGATCGCCCGGGAGAACGCGTGGGCGATCTGCGCGGCCGCGCAGCGGGCCGGCGTGTGGGTGACGGTGGACGCCGAGGGCCACACCGCGACCGATTCGACCCTGCGCATCGTGCGCGACCTGCGGCGCGAATTCGATTGGCTGGGCGTGGCATTGCAGGCCTACCTGCGGCGCACGCTCGGCGACTGCGAGGAGTTCGCCGCCGCCGGCGCGCGGGTGCGGCTGTGCAAGGGCGCCTACGACGAGCCCGCCTCGCTGGCCTACCGCGATCCCGCCGCGGTCACCGATTCCTACCTGCGCTGCCTGCGGGTGTTGATGGCCGGTTCGGGCTATCCGATGGTGGCCTCCCACGATCCGGCGATCATCGAGGCAGCGCCGTCGCTGGCCCGCGAATCAGGGCGTGGCACCGGTGAATTCGAATACCAGATGCTGTACGGCATCCGCGACGACGAGCAGCGGCGGCTGGCCGAGGCCGGCCACACCGTCCGGGTCTACGTACCCTTCGGCACCCAGTGGTACGGCTACTTCATGCGCCGGCTCGCCGAACGCCCCGCCAACCTGACATTCTTTCTGCGCGCGCTGGCCGCGCGTCGGCATTGA
- the pruA gene encoding L-glutamate gamma-semialdehyde dehydrogenase, with translation MDAITGISEVPVPANEPVHDYAPHSAERARLRAELAALAGHPIDLPHVIGGRHRMGDGERIDVVQPHRHAAKLGTLTNAVHADATAAVDAAMAAKSDWAAMPFDERAAVFLRAADLLAGPWREKIAAATMLGQSKSAYQAEIDSPCEQIDFWRFNVAFARQILAQQPISGPGEWNRSDYRPLDGFVYAITPFNFTSIAGNLPTAPALMGNTVVWKPSITQTLSAYLTMQLLEAAGLPPGVINLVTGDGFAVSDVALADRRLAGIHFTGSTATFQRLWYQVGTNIGHYHCYPRLVGETGGKDFIVAHASARPDVLRTALIRGAFDYQGQKCSAASRAFIAQSVWRRMGDEFLAETAALRYGDVTDLTNFGGALIDRRAFVKNVDAIERAKGAPHVTLAVGGEYDDSEGYFVRPTVLLSDDPADESFATEYFGPLLSVHVYPDDDYQRILDVVDTGSRYALTGAVIADDRAAVLAAQDRLRFAAGNFYVNDKPTGAVVGRQPFGGSRGSGTNDKAGSPLNLLRWTSARTIKETFVPATDHTYPHMGAD, from the coding sequence ATGGATGCGATCACTGGAATTTCCGAGGTGCCGGTGCCGGCCAACGAGCCGGTCCACGATTACGCGCCGCACTCCGCGGAGCGCGCCCGGTTACGCGCCGAGTTGGCCGCGCTGGCCGGCCACCCGATCGACCTGCCGCACGTCATCGGCGGCCGCCACCGGATGGGCGACGGTGAACGCATCGACGTCGTCCAGCCGCACCGGCACGCCGCCAAGCTGGGCACCCTGACCAACGCCGTGCACGCCGACGCGACCGCGGCCGTCGACGCCGCGATGGCCGCGAAAAGCGATTGGGCGGCAATGCCTTTCGATGAGCGGGCGGCGGTGTTTTTGCGGGCCGCCGATCTGCTGGCCGGGCCGTGGCGGGAGAAGATCGCCGCCGCGACGATGCTGGGCCAATCCAAGTCGGCCTACCAGGCCGAGATCGACTCGCCCTGCGAGCAGATCGACTTCTGGCGGTTCAACGTGGCGTTTGCCCGGCAGATCCTGGCGCAGCAGCCGATCAGCGGGCCGGGGGAGTGGAATCGCAGCGACTACCGCCCGCTGGACGGCTTTGTCTACGCGATCACGCCGTTCAATTTCACCTCCATTGCCGGCAACCTGCCGACCGCGCCGGCGCTGATGGGAAACACCGTGGTGTGGAAGCCGTCGATCACCCAGACCCTGTCGGCGTACCTGACCATGCAGTTACTCGAGGCGGCCGGGTTGCCGCCCGGGGTGATCAACCTGGTGACCGGCGACGGGTTCGCGGTTTCCGATGTGGCACTGGCGGATCGGCGGCTTGCGGGCATTCACTTCACCGGGTCGACGGCGACCTTCCAGCGGCTGTGGTACCAGGTGGGCACCAATATCGGTCACTACCACTGCTATCCGCGGCTGGTGGGCGAGACCGGCGGCAAGGACTTCATCGTCGCGCACGCCTCCGCACGCCCGGATGTGTTGCGCACCGCGCTGATTCGCGGGGCCTTCGACTACCAGGGTCAGAAGTGCTCGGCGGCGTCGCGGGCGTTCATCGCGCAGTCGGTCTGGCGGCGGATGGGCGACGAGTTTCTGGCCGAGACCGCCGCATTGCGCTACGGCGACGTCACCGATCTGACCAACTTCGGCGGCGCGCTGATCGACCGGCGGGCCTTCGTCAAGAACGTCGACGCCATCGAACGCGCGAAGGGCGCGCCGCACGTCACCCTCGCGGTGGGCGGCGAATACGACGACAGCGAAGGCTATTTCGTGCGGCCGACGGTGTTGCTGTCCGACGACCCGGCGGACGAGTCGTTCGCGACCGAATACTTCGGCCCGCTGCTGTCGGTGCACGTGTATCCCGACGACGACTACCAGCGAATCCTCGACGTGGTCGACACCGGATCGCGGTACGCGCTGACCGGTGCGGTCATCGCCGACGACCGGGCGGCGGTGCTGGCCGCGCAGGACCGGCTGCGCTTTGCCGCCGGGAACTTCTACGTCAACGACAAGCCGACCGGGGCGGTGGTGGGGCGCCAGCCATTCGGCGGTTCGCGCGGCTCGGGCACCAACGACAAGGCCGGCTCTCCGTTGAACCTGCTGCGCTGGACGTCGGCCCGCACCATCAAGGAGACGTTCGTCCCGGCCACCGACCACACCTATCCGCACATGGGGGCCGACTGA